The DNA window ACCCGCCAGAAGCTAGCTAATGAAAGCCCAGTCTAGTCTAAAAGGCTCAATTTACTTTAGGGGCCCAAAGCCCAAAAGCGGTTGCTCTGCTATTATAGTCCCTCCTTCCATTTCGAAATTACGTCGAACACCTTGTAGGCAGCAAAAACCCTGTACTCTCATGTCGGCCACCTGACACCCACCGCCGAATCGCCGATCACCCAGCGGCGAGCAGGCGGCGGCAGGGCAAGATGCTATCCCGCGCGCGGCGCCTACACCCAGCCCTCCGCCGCCTTCTCCTCCCAACCGCCCCTGCACCCTCCCGTGCTCCACCGCACCCACCtcaccaccccgccgccgcccaaacCTCTAAACCCTTCCAAATCCCcttccgccgccacctcggctCCCCGCCACCacgaacgccgccgccggcatcACAGCCTCCAGCGGTGATCTCTTCTGAACTCCCAGCCGTCAGCGCCAATTCCGTCTGCCCGGGATGCGGCATCACCATGCAGTCCTCGGACCCCGCCCTACCGGGGTTCTTCTCGCTCCCATCCCCCAAATCCCCGGACTACCGCGCGCGCCTCGCGCCAATTACCGCCGACGACACCCTGATTTCCGCCTCCCTCAAGTCCGGTCAGCTCCGGGAGGGATTAGAGCCCTCGCGGGGAGGCgagccggccgcggcggcggctgagACGGCGGAGGCCAAGGGAGAGGGCAAGGTGTTGGTGTGCGCGCGGTGCCACTCGCTACGCCACTACGGCCGCGTCAAGCACCCCGACGCCGAGCGCCTCCTCCCGGATTTTGATTTCGTCGCCGCCGTTGGCCCGCGCCTCGCGTCGCCGTCGGGGGCCAGGTCGCTCGTGCTACTCCTAGCGGACGCCTCGGACTTCGACGGCTCCTTCCCGCGGGCCGTCGCACGTCTGGTGGCCGCTGCCGGCGAGGCCCACAGCGCGGACTGGAAGCACGGGGCGCCGGCTAACCTCCCGCGCGCGCTGCTCGTGGTCACCAAACTCGACCTGCTCCCAACGCCGTCTCTGTCCCCCGACGACGTGCACGCGTGGGCGCACTCCCGCGCTCGCGCCGGTGCGGGTGCCGACTTGCGGCTCGCCGGGGTGCACCTGGTTAGCGCCGCGCGCGGATGGGGCGTCCGCGACCTGCTCGACCATGTGCGCGAGCTCGCCGGGGCGCGCGGGAATGTCTGGGCCGTCGGCGCGCGGAACGTTGGCAAGTCGACTCTGCTCAATGCAATCGCCAGGTGCTCTGGTGTAGTCGGGCGACCCACCTTGACGGAGGCACCAGTTCCTGGGACGACCCTTGATGTGATTAAGGTGGATGGCGTTCTTGGAGCTCAAGCGAAGTTGTTCGACACGCCAGGACTTCTCCATGGGCATCAGTTGACATCTAGACTGACGAGCGAGGAGATGAAGCTGGTTCAAGTGAGAAAGGAGATGCGCCCCAGGACCTACAGAGTAAAGGTCACATTTATTCTCTCTATCTTAATGATGTGTCTCAATAGGTCCAATGGACTGCTGCTGTCCATTTTCTTAAGTTCCACAGAAGTTTTGTTATGAAAATATAGCCTTTCAGTAGTTCACTGCTACTGGATTAATTATGCAAAATGGTGAATATCCGCTCAAATGTAGTGCTGCAGTTGTTGTGAAACTGAAGTTGGCAATTCACAGGTTTTTGAATTGGACTGGGTAATGGATAAATAGTTGAATTTATGAGGTTTCAGTTATTAGATTGTGATGTGTTTCATTGACATTGTTAATTTGATCTTAAGTTGATAGGAGCATAATTTGATCTTAAGTTGATAGGAGCATCTGTAGATACAACGTTTGTGGGTTGTAGCACAGAGTGATCACTACATGCACTTGTCAAATGATTGATATTTAGTGTGCTTTGTTCCTGAATCATTTACAGACAGGACAATCTATACATATTGGTGGATTGGTGCGCCTGGACATTGAAGAGTTAACTGTAGGATCAATCTATGTTACAGTATGGGCATCACCACTTGTCCCACTTCACATGGGAAAGACAGAAAATGCAGAAACGATGATAAAAGAACACTTTGGCTTAC is part of the Panicum hallii strain FIL2 chromosome 2, PHallii_v3.1, whole genome shotgun sequence genome and encodes:
- the LOC112879557 gene encoding GTP-binding protein BRASSINAZOLE INSENSITIVE PALE GREEN 2, chloroplastic, which codes for MLSRARRLHPALRRLLLPTAPAPSRAPPHPPHHPAAAQTSKPFQIPFRRHLGSPPPRTPPPASQPPAVISSELPAVSANSVCPGCGITMQSSDPALPGFFSLPSPKSPDYRARLAPITADDTLISASLKSGQLREGLEPSRGGEPAAAAAETAEAKGEGKVLVCARCHSLRHYGRVKHPDAERLLPDFDFVAAVGPRLASPSGARSLVLLLADASDFDGSFPRAVARLVAAAGEAHSADWKHGAPANLPRALLVVTKLDLLPTPSLSPDDVHAWAHSRARAGAGADLRLAGVHLVSAARGWGVRDLLDHVRELAGARGNVWAVGARNVGKSTLLNAIARCSGVVGRPTLTEAPVPGTTLDVIKVDGVLGAQAKLFDTPGLLHGHQLTSRLTSEEMKLVQVRKEMRPRTYRVKTGQSIHIGGLVRLDIEELTVGSIYVTVWASPLVPLHMGKTENAETMIKEHFGLQLQPPIGRGRVKELGKWVRKEFKVSGNSWDTNSKDIAIAGLGWFGIGLKGEAVLGLWTYDGVDVVSRSSLVHERASIFEEAGFTVSQIVSQADSITNKLKGTKKTNKKKESRTSTSPITAPEAVKSASTIDA